Proteins encoded together in one Petrotoga sp. 9PWA.NaAc.5.4 window:
- the ftsY gene encoding signal recognition particle-docking protein FtsY, which yields MGIFEKFKNGLSKTRETIFKNIKTIFSGKSLTEEDLEELEEILIMSDMGVEVANSILQELKERYHQHNSTSDDPLLLLRDILVENLDKGNVEMNFDKKPYVILLVGVNGSGKTTTAAKLAKMYIDHGKEVVLVAADTFRAAAIEQIKEWGKRLNATVIAHQKGSDAASVVYDAINHAKSKNKDVIIVDTAGRLHTKSNLMEELKKIKRIIQKEIEGAPNETLLVLDGTTGQNGISQAKSFMQAIDITGIIITKLDGTAKGGIAFAINHELKIPIKLVGLGEKEDDLQIFDPLSYCNALLGIGE from the coding sequence ATGGGAATTTTTGAAAAGTTTAAAAATGGTTTAAGTAAAACTCGAGAAACGATTTTTAAAAACATAAAAACAATCTTTTCAGGAAAAAGTTTAACAGAAGAGGATCTTGAAGAATTAGAAGAAATATTGATTATGTCTGATATGGGAGTGGAAGTTGCAAATTCGATATTACAGGAGTTAAAAGAACGATATCATCAACATAATTCGACGTCAGATGATCCTCTTCTATTATTGAGAGATATTTTGGTGGAGAATTTAGATAAAGGTAATGTAGAAATGAATTTTGATAAAAAACCATATGTTATATTATTAGTAGGAGTTAACGGGAGTGGTAAAACTACAACAGCTGCCAAATTAGCAAAAATGTATATTGATCACGGTAAAGAGGTTGTTTTAGTGGCTGCAGACACTTTCAGAGCCGCGGCCATAGAACAAATAAAAGAATGGGGAAAAAGATTAAACGCTACGGTTATTGCTCATCAAAAGGGATCTGATGCAGCGTCAGTTGTTTATGATGCTATTAATCATGCAAAATCAAAAAATAAAGATGTAATAATAGTAGATACTGCTGGCAGATTACATACTAAAAGTAATTTAATGGAAGAATTGAAAAAAATAAAAAGAATAATTCAAAAGGAAATTGAAGGCGCTCCCAATGAGACTTTGCTTGTTTTAGACGGTACAACGGGTCAAAACGGGATATCTCAAGCCAAATCATTTATGCAAGCAATAGATATCACAGGGATTATTATTACAAAGTTAGATGGAACTGCTAAAGGAGGGATAGCATTTGCAATAAATCATGAATTAAAAATTCCTATAAAGTTAGTTGGATTGGGTGAAAAAGAAGATGATTTACAAATTTTTGATCCTTTATCATATTGTAACGCTTTATTAGGGATAGGAGAATAA
- a CDS encoding DUF2225 domain-containing protein yields the protein MKEFIRDFVTCPICKKEFSYDSVVSTAIKVSAYDLDLKPEYRGINVSLYNIITCPECCFTFQEKDRDIIIDYLDEEKILKIKKFLDYIKKMDIGEIDNTSKKSLQFYKNQLLIAAEIYSILNLPIEVSKILIKLSWYYRENDETEKELGILYYCGKILEKEFQNAEKEDDYIFCLFYLGYINYRFKRKNEAAKFLDTLLQKYKDSTNPYIKAAKFLRGEIV from the coding sequence ATGAAAGAGTTTATAAGAGATTTTGTTACATGCCCTATTTGTAAGAAAGAATTTTCTTATGATTCAGTTGTTTCAACGGCGATAAAAGTAAGCGCTTATGATTTGGACTTAAAACCTGAATATCGCGGAATAAATGTTTCTTTATATAACATTATAACGTGTCCAGAATGTTGTTTTACCTTTCAGGAAAAAGATAGAGATATAATTATTGATTATTTGGATGAAGAAAAAATTTTAAAAATCAAGAAATTTTTAGATTATATCAAAAAGATGGATATAGGAGAAATTGATAATACTTCAAAAAAATCTTTGCAATTTTATAAAAATCAACTTTTAATAGCTGCAGAAATATATTCGATTTTAAACCTCCCTATTGAAGTATCTAAAATTTTGATAAAATTGTCTTGGTATTATAGAGAAAATGACGAAACTGAAAAAGAATTAGGAATATTATATTATTGTGGAAAGATTTTAGAGAAAGAATTTCAAAACGCAGAAAAAGAGGATGATTATATTTTTTGTTTGTTTTACTTGGGATATATAAATTATAGATTCAAAAGAAAAAATGAAGCAGCAAAATTTCTCGATACATTATTGCAAAAGTATAAAGATTCAACTAATCCTTATATAAAGGCTGCAAAATTTTTAAGGGGTGAGATAGTTTGA
- a CDS encoding 3D domain-containing protein, whose product MKKISFFLIILTLIFLFSSCTIFQPAQGNNNLPSQNAEIEALKRQLSNIETRLIQMETEINTLSDKIYQNSINYSYDYIMVKSLKEQYDYLQQRVVTLEDYLYEGRSYEDIDKLLDLDKRVSILESSKKNDSSINNLNVSTIESDQLEVRIMSLENEIKEIQNFINNGSKSDQKVLLDNINSLNERVNVLEQSYKNSEFYFLQNGNLKELIQKEVEDFDIEKYVESIVEYKAEETISKFYYKTQSEDIKNVKSLETKIDVIEKQLNQLNYEVQKISTQPPNSLNERYLGQIQDLELKINSLYSSIGEAEINSILGNNGEIRYIVKSGDTLISISNAFNLGNKGVQIIMQANNLTSTNIRVGQELVIPVSNLENYIKWPFEKTLPNQYDKIVIRFGERNGSGISSGIGVMTQSEQIFSILPGRVIETGKLNNGNFYIKIDHGNSIISVMSNISTLSVSSNKWIDSTTVIGSAKNGDVVTLEIWKNGEPKDPLKLFYKEVGEFRATYYTEWDDKIVYSPTFRLTKSGDKPISYKTIAADPSVLPLGSIVYIPELAHLPNDGFFVVNDTGGQIKGNKIDIYVNDVRLANQTEEKLTVYLVGQNS is encoded by the coding sequence TTGAAAAAAATTAGTTTTTTCTTAATTATTTTAACTTTGATTTTTTTATTTTCAAGTTGTACTATTTTTCAACCCGCTCAGGGTAACAACAATTTACCAAGTCAAAACGCTGAGATAGAAGCTTTAAAAAGGCAATTATCGAATATCGAAACACGATTAATTCAAATGGAAACAGAAATTAACACATTATCGGATAAAATTTATCAAAATTCAATAAATTATAGTTATGATTATATTATGGTGAAATCTTTAAAAGAACAATATGATTATCTTCAACAAAGAGTAGTTACTTTAGAAGATTATTTATATGAAGGCAGAAGTTATGAAGATATAGATAAGTTACTTGATTTAGATAAAAGAGTATCTATCTTAGAAAGTTCTAAAAAAAATGATTCGTCTATAAACAATCTTAATGTTTCAACGATAGAATCAGATCAATTAGAAGTAAGAATAATGAGTTTAGAAAATGAAATAAAAGAAATTCAAAACTTTATAAATAATGGTTCAAAAAGCGATCAAAAAGTTTTATTAGACAATATCAATTCATTAAATGAAAGAGTGAACGTTCTTGAACAAAGTTATAAAAATTCTGAGTTTTATTTTTTGCAAAACGGTAATTTAAAAGAACTGATTCAAAAAGAGGTTGAAGATTTTGATATAGAAAAATACGTTGAAAGCATTGTAGAATATAAAGCAGAAGAGACTATTTCAAAATTTTATTATAAAACTCAAAGTGAAGATATAAAGAATGTAAAAAGTTTGGAAACAAAAATAGATGTTATAGAAAAGCAGTTGAATCAATTAAATTATGAGGTTCAAAAAATTTCTACTCAGCCACCAAATTCACTGAATGAAAGGTATTTGGGACAGATTCAAGATTTAGAATTAAAGATTAATTCTCTTTATTCCTCAATTGGAGAAGCAGAAATAAATTCGATACTTGGTAATAATGGAGAAATAAGATATATCGTTAAATCCGGTGACACTTTAATAAGTATATCAAATGCCTTCAATTTGGGAAACAAGGGTGTTCAAATTATTATGCAGGCTAATAATTTGACAAGCACTAATATAAGAGTTGGTCAGGAATTAGTTATACCGGTAAGTAATCTGGAAAATTATATTAAGTGGCCATTTGAGAAAACATTGCCAAACCAATACGATAAAATTGTTATAAGATTTGGTGAAAGAAATGGAAGCGGTATATCAAGTGGAATAGGTGTAATGACTCAAAGCGAACAAATATTTTCTATATTGCCGGGAAGGGTTATAGAAACAGGGAAATTAAATAATGGTAATTTTTATATTAAAATAGATCATGGTAATTCTATCATTTCGGTTATGAGTAATATTAGCACATTAAGTGTTTCAAGTAATAAGTGGATTGATTCGACAACAGTTATAGGTTCTGCGAAAAATGGTGATGTTGTTACTTTAGAAATATGGAAAAATGGGGAACCAAAAGATCCTTTAAAACTCTTTTATAAAGAAGTAGGGGAATTCAGAGCTACATATTATACGGAATGGGACGATAAAATTGTTTACTCTCCAACTTTTAGATTGACAAAATCCGGAGATAAGCCTATTTCGTATAAAACTATAGCAGCTGACCCAAGTGTGTTGCCTTTGGGTTCTATTGTTTATATTCCAGAATTGGCACATTTGCCTAATGATGGTTTTTTTGTAGTTAATGATACGGGAGGTCAAATAAAGGGAAATAAAATTGACATTTATGTAAATGATGTAAGATTAGCTAACCAAACCGAAGAAAAATTGACTGTATATTTAGTTGGACAGAATTCATGA
- a CDS encoding Rrf2 family transcriptional regulator codes for MALTVKSSYALRALFELAIMTKEEGRDKVTISELSERQNIPKDFLEKIFSELRDAGILKSIRGKFGGYVLLKEPDKLRLSEIVGILDKPLQSYDCVNGECRLEIDCAVEFVWKRVHNSMMLELDKMTLQDIIEYGTKLANVKKAKMSEDLLEAEIDGK; via the coding sequence ATGGCTCTTACTGTAAAAAGTAGTTACGCATTAAGAGCATTATTTGAATTAGCAATAATGACAAAAGAAGAGGGAAGAGACAAAGTAACGATATCTGAACTATCAGAAAGACAAAATATACCTAAAGATTTTCTTGAAAAAATTTTTAGTGAATTGCGAGATGCCGGTATATTGAAGTCAATACGCGGAAAATTTGGAGGATATGTATTGCTAAAAGAACCGGATAAGTTAAGATTAAGCGAAATAGTTGGCATATTGGATAAACCCTTGCAATCTTATGATTGTGTTAACGGTGAGTGTAGGTTAGAAATTGATTGTGCTGTAGAATTTGTATGGAAGAGGGTCCATAATTCGATGATGTTAGAATTGGATAAAATGACTTTACAAGATATTATTGAATATGGTACAAAATTGGCAAATGTAAAGAAAGCAAAAATGTCTGAAGATCTTTTAGAGGCGGAAATTGATGGGAAGTAA
- the mnmA gene encoding tRNA 2-thiouridine(34) synthase MnmA, with product MGSKKVVMLMSGGVDSSVTAYLLKKEGFEVYGVHFKTVSDVIFSLIPEKKKICCSPSDTLDAKKVAEKLKLDDFQVIDIKDEFKEKIIEYFINTYKSGETPNPCVLCNRFFKFGEAMKIVKKMNADFLASGHYVVKEYSKKYNSYVLKKGVDEYKDQSYFLSYIDKDILPYLYFPLGIMYKTEIRALAKELELSVAEKEDSQELCFIPDNDYRRFLKDNGLEISKGKVLDLQGNEIGEHSGYVNYTIGQRSGITYYKNQSEKLHVYRIVPEKNILIVAPTKMLYSDRLIAKKVNFFVDVKETECFCRVRKKNEEKPAFVKKSGQDILELTFREPIFSVTPGQFATIYDDEGIILASGIISES from the coding sequence ATGGGAAGTAAAAAAGTAGTAATGTTGATGAGTGGAGGAGTAGATAGTTCAGTTACAGCATATTTATTGAAAAAAGAAGGATTTGAGGTATATGGTGTACATTTTAAAACAGTTTCCGATGTTATTTTTTCTCTAATACCAGAGAAAAAAAAGATTTGTTGTAGTCCTTCTGATACTTTAGATGCCAAAAAAGTAGCTGAAAAACTTAAATTAGATGATTTTCAAGTTATTGATATTAAAGATGAATTTAAAGAAAAAATTATTGAATATTTTATTAATACTTATAAGTCTGGTGAAACACCTAATCCTTGTGTTTTATGTAATAGATTTTTTAAGTTTGGTGAAGCAATGAAAATAGTTAAAAAAATGAATGCGGACTTTTTGGCAAGTGGGCATTATGTTGTTAAAGAATATTCAAAAAAATATAATTCGTATGTTTTGAAAAAAGGCGTAGATGAATATAAAGATCAATCTTATTTTTTATCTTATATTGATAAAGATATTTTACCTTATTTGTATTTTCCATTGGGTATTATGTACAAAACTGAAATTAGAGCACTCGCTAAAGAACTTGAATTAAGCGTGGCTGAAAAGGAAGATAGTCAAGAGTTATGTTTTATTCCAGATAACGATTATCGAAGATTTTTGAAAGATAACGGTTTAGAAATTTCTAAAGGGAAAGTGTTAGATTTGCAAGGGAACGAAATAGGTGAACATAGTGGGTATGTTAATTATACAATAGGTCAGAGGTCGGGAATTACTTATTATAAAAATCAAAGTGAAAAACTTCATGTTTACAGGATTGTTCCAGAAAAAAATATATTGATAGTAGCTCCAACTAAAATGTTGTATTCGGATAGATTAATTGCTAAAAAAGTAAATTTTTTTGTAGACGTTAAAGAAACGGAATGCTTTTGTAGAGTGAGAAAGAAAAATGAAGAAAAACCTGCATTTGTTAAAAAAAGTGGGCAAGATATATTAGAATTAACATTTAGAGAGCCGATTTTTAGCGTAACTCCAGGGCAATTCGCAACAATATACGATGACGAGGGAATTATTTTGGCATCGGGAATAATTTCTGAGAGTTAA
- the coaD gene encoding pantetheine-phosphate adenylyltransferase: protein MGKKIAAYPGSFDPITYGHVNIVKRTAERFNKLYVIVMNNPNKEYLFSLSERLEMVKTDLKGIKNVVVDTFDGLLVDYLKRHRIFNLIRGLRAVSDFEYELQMANANRSLFPELEIFFLMADTDFSFISSSMIKEIANYEGDISKWVSKNVEIKLKEKLSK from the coding sequence ATGGGAAAAAAGATAGCAGCATATCCCGGAAGTTTTGATCCTATAACTTATGGACATGTAAATATTGTAAAAAGAACAGCAGAAAGGTTTAATAAGCTTTATGTAATAGTTATGAATAATCCAAATAAGGAATATTTGTTTAGCCTTTCGGAAAGGTTAGAAATGGTTAAAACCGATTTGAAAGGCATAAAAAATGTTGTTGTAGATACTTTTGATGGGTTATTAGTAGACTATTTAAAGAGACATCGTATATTTAATTTAATTAGAGGATTAAGGGCGGTAAGCGATTTTGAATATGAATTACAAATGGCAAATGCAAATAGATCACTTTTTCCTGAATTGGAAATATTTTTTTTGATGGCTGATACAGACTTTTCATTTATATCTTCTTCAATGATTAAAGAGATAGCTAACTATGAAGGAGATATTAGTAAGTGGGTTTCAAAGAACGTTGAAATTAAATTAAAAGAAAAGTTGTCAAAATAG
- the tsf gene encoding translation elongation factor Ts — MDVSIEKIKDLRASTGAGMLDCKNALQEADGDIDKAIEILRKKGAIKAAKKAGRVTTEGIVYSYIHHNEKVGVLLLLGCETDFVARTEEFHDLAKKITLQIASMNPKWISKEDVPEEVINKEKEIYFEEMKNSNKPQNVIDKIVENKLEKFYSENCLLEQEYVFGNGEKIKDLISAMIAKVGENITVDKFTRYAIGE; from the coding sequence ATGGATGTATCAATAGAAAAGATAAAAGATCTTAGAGCCTCAACAGGAGCAGGAATGCTTGATTGTAAAAATGCTTTACAAGAGGCTGATGGGGATATAGACAAAGCTATAGAAATTTTAAGAAAAAAGGGTGCAATTAAAGCTGCTAAAAAAGCAGGAAGAGTAACAACAGAAGGTATAGTATATTCATATATTCATCATAATGAAAAGGTCGGTGTTCTGTTATTATTAGGATGTGAAACGGATTTTGTTGCAAGGACTGAAGAATTTCATGATCTTGCAAAAAAGATTACTCTTCAGATCGCTTCTATGAATCCCAAATGGATTTCTAAAGAAGATGTACCAGAAGAAGTTATAAATAAGGAAAAAGAGATTTATTTTGAAGAAATGAAGAACTCTAATAAGCCACAAAATGTAATAGATAAAATTGTTGAAAATAAATTAGAGAAATTTTATTCTGAAAATTGTTTGCTTGAGCAAGAATATGTCTTTGGGAATGGAGAAAAGATTAAAGATTTGATAAGTGCTATGATTGCTAAAGTTGGTGAAAATATTACAGTTGACAAATTTACAAGATACGCAATTGGAGAATAA
- the pyrH gene encoding UMP kinase has product MYKRVLLKLSGEILSGEGKKGFDEKNSQYFTQEIKKIRDIDINVGIVIGAGNFFRGKELKDFKIQIADQLGMLGTVINSIFLKNVLEKNGLKSVVFSKIVDLPSVMPLRYDLVEDYISSGHIVIFAGGTSNPLFTTDTAAALRAIEMDAEVLIKATKVDGIYNKDPKIFSDVVKYDRITYEQAISEQLKVMDTESFSICERNNLPIIILNFFEEDSLLKAVKGEKVGTLVCDK; this is encoded by the coding sequence ATGTACAAAAGAGTATTGTTAAAATTAAGCGGGGAAATTCTCTCAGGTGAAGGGAAAAAAGGTTTTGATGAAAAAAATTCACAATATTTTACTCAAGAAATAAAAAAAATTAGAGATATTGATATAAATGTAGGAATTGTGATAGGTGCAGGTAACTTTTTTCGAGGTAAAGAATTGAAAGATTTCAAAATTCAAATAGCAGATCAATTGGGTATGCTGGGAACCGTTATAAATTCGATTTTTCTTAAAAATGTTTTAGAAAAAAACGGTTTAAAAAGTGTAGTTTTTTCAAAGATTGTTGATTTGCCGTCGGTTATGCCTTTACGTTACGATCTTGTCGAAGATTACATTTCTTCAGGACATATCGTAATATTTGCTGGTGGCACATCTAATCCTCTTTTTACTACCGATACTGCTGCTGCTTTAAGAGCAATAGAGATGGATGCGGAAGTTTTGATTAAAGCCACAAAAGTTGATGGAATATACAATAAAGATCCAAAAATTTTTTCAGATGTTGTGAAGTACGATAGAATTACTTATGAACAAGCTATTTCTGAACAGCTAAAAGTTATGGATACTGAATCTTTCTCAATATGTGAAAGAAATAATTTGCCTATAATAATTCTCAATTTTTTTGAAGAAGATAGCTTATTAAAAGCAGTAAAAGGAGAAAAGGTTGGAACATTGGTTTGCGATAAATAA
- the eno gene encoding phosphopyruvate hydratase: MEKFYDEIVSVKAREVLDSRGNPTVEAEVTLSTGATASSIVPSGASTGKFEALELRDGKKDYFLGKGVTKAVKNVNEIIEKEIVGLNAFDQVKVDKTLLNLDGTENKEKLGANAILAVSMAVARAAANSLGLPLYKYLGGVNAKVLPVPMMNIINGGQHADNNLDIQEFMIMPAGFNSFKDALRAGAEIFHNLKNILKKEGHITAVGDEGGFAPNLKSNEEAIKYIIRAIEAAGYKPGVQVFIAMDAAASEFYNEETKKYSIDGKEMSSLELSDYYISLIDKYPIKSIEDPFDQEDWEAYANFTSRVRDKVQVVGDDLYVTNVKRLQKGIELKASNSILIKLNQIGTVTETLDAIELAFKNNMTAVVSHRSGESEDTFIADLVVATNAGFIKTGSLSRTDRIAKYNQLLRIEEELGETSQYRGVKAFYSIGK; the protein is encoded by the coding sequence ATGGAAAAATTTTACGATGAAATAGTTAGTGTAAAAGCAAGAGAAGTTTTAGATTCAAGGGGCAATCCAACTGTAGAAGCCGAAGTAACTTTGTCTACAGGAGCAACTGCTTCCTCAATAGTTCCTTCAGGTGCTTCTACAGGAAAATTTGAAGCTTTAGAACTAAGAGATGGGAAAAAAGACTATTTTTTAGGGAAAGGTGTAACAAAAGCAGTTAAAAATGTAAATGAAATAATAGAAAAAGAAATAGTAGGGTTGAATGCTTTTGATCAAGTAAAAGTTGACAAGACGCTTTTAAATTTAGACGGTACAGAAAATAAAGAGAAGTTAGGTGCAAACGCTATTTTAGCTGTTTCAATGGCAGTTGCGAGAGCAGCTGCGAATTCCTTAGGACTTCCACTTTACAAATATTTAGGTGGAGTAAATGCCAAAGTTCTACCAGTTCCTATGATGAATATCATAAATGGAGGGCAACACGCTGACAATAATTTAGACATACAGGAATTTATGATCATGCCTGCAGGCTTTAACTCCTTTAAAGATGCTTTAAGAGCAGGTGCTGAAATTTTTCATAATTTGAAAAATATTTTAAAAAAAGAAGGTCACATTACTGCAGTAGGGGATGAAGGTGGGTTTGCTCCTAACTTGAAATCAAATGAAGAAGCAATAAAATATATCATAAGAGCTATAGAAGCTGCAGGATACAAACCTGGGGTACAAGTGTTTATAGCTATGGATGCAGCTGCATCAGAATTCTATAATGAAGAAACAAAAAAATATTCTATTGATGGAAAAGAAATGAGTTCTTTAGAGCTCTCAGATTATTATATTTCATTAATCGATAAATACCCAATAAAATCAATAGAAGACCCATTTGACCAAGAAGATTGGGAAGCTTACGCTAATTTTACTTCAAGAGTTAGAGATAAGGTTCAAGTTGTTGGAGATGATCTTTATGTAACTAATGTAAAAAGGTTGCAGAAAGGCATAGAATTAAAAGCAAGTAATTCAATTTTAATTAAGTTAAATCAAATTGGGACGGTTACAGAAACATTAGATGCTATTGAATTAGCATTTAAAAATAATATGACAGCTGTAGTTTCTCATAGATCGGGGGAAAGCGAAGATACTTTTATAGCTGATTTAGTTGTAGCAACAAATGCTGGTTTTATAAAGACTGGATCGTTATCTAGAACAGATAGAATTGCAAAATATAATCAATTATTAAGAATAGAAGAAGAATTAGGTGAAACTTCTCAATACAGAGGAGTAAAAGCTTTTTATTCAATAGGTAAATAG